ACCTGACAAACAAAACCAGGCTTAGCCATTCAAAGTAGGGCTTTCAAGGGATTATTCGAGGGTCAAATTTAGGTGCCTGCGTTTGTTAGGATTGGGTTAGAGCTCCAAAATGAGGTTTTGAACAAAGTAAGGGTCTTAAACTAGGGTTAAATCTTCGAAGTAGGGTTTCAATGTAGGCTAGGGTCTCAAAGCGAtgccaacaaaaaagaaagaaaagggaaagaaaGAATGAAGGAGATCGAGGAGAGCAAAAGCTGGAAAAGCACCGAGCAGGACGCAGAAGCTCACCTTGAAGCTCGCCGTCGTCCCGGTCCAGGGGTGGCGGGGTGGCAGGGTCAGGGGCGTCGCTGCTGAGGCTGGCGCTGCTGCCGCCGGGGCTTGAGCTGCGGGGGCTGGCGCTGGGCGAGGACGGCTGTTCGTCGTGGACCGGCTGGGGGCGGAGCGTGGGTCGCCGGCGCCGCTGGCGGCGAGACGGGCCGTCGGACCAACTCTCAGAATCACGcgaagacgacgacgatgatgacgacgaggCGCTGGAGGGCGACGACGGGCACGATAAGGCGGTGGGCGAGGAGGACGGGGGGGCGGCTGGCGATGTGTGGGAGGGGCTTAGCTGGAGCAGGCGCAACGCAGGAGAGAAGGAAACTTGGGTGTCGGCCATCTCTGGGAGGACGAGACACAAGAACTTAGTCAGCATCAACAACAAAGAGCAGACTTGCAAAGTGTCTTTGGAGCAGCTGCCGACTTGGCAAGGCTCCCGGCCCGGATGGATTTCCCGAAGATTGTACAAACGTGAGTCCTCTCCTCAACCAAGCACCaaatgcatcttgggatattttctTCCCAAGCTGACAGCCGATGCgtccttgtgctagctagcatccAAGAACAACATTCCCCGCCTTCTGCTAGACGTAAACTTTCGACCAAACGGACCACAGCAGACGTTTCACCACAACACCAGGACACGACAACGAGTGAGCCAAACTTTTCCACTTGGCTTCTATCCAGGCACATTTCGCTCTTTCAGTATTCTGACGATCAGGTTGTTAAAAAGCAAAGCTGATGCCTGCTGCaggccattttaaaacacaattcTTCCCTTTTTAACCATTCCTTTGTGCTTATGGAGGACCCATGACCTTTGAACCAAAGCAAGTTGTCTAACACTTGGTAGACATGTGCCCCTAGAATGACTTGATAATTCTGTGAATTCATTATTCCCGTGATGCATTCAAGGCCTCCAGGAAAAGACTGAAAGCAGacaatttaaaacagggaaTTCTCGTTTGTGATTTACCAAAGGTGAGTCACAAACGGTGTCAAGGGTGCTGATAGCACTGACAGAGTGCATTGTAagtgttctatttttttaagctcattgttttaaatgtgttttttcccgaaagaccaaatgaataaaaaactaagttctccataaaaaaaaaaaatgttttactttacatTGTTTTGAGAAGATATTCCACACTTTATCTTCATGAGTGCCAAAaatggtgagcaggactgtaggACAAAATTAGAAGACAAAAGATAAGAACAGTCTGCCATTCGTGTCCTCAGTTGAGACGAGAGCCGCCCGGCTGGCTTTGCGGGTGTCCCAAGACTTCCGACTTCAAGGCTGGAATGGATTTTTACAACTCTGTGACATCATCTCACAACACATCTGGAACGCATCTCACATTTAATAAGTCACTGACACACTGAAAtattctttctctctctctctcatacacACACTGTACCGCAATCTGGACCTCTTGACTTCCTGTGACGTCGGCACTGATTTAAGATAGTGTTTGACGTCACCACAACGAGCCCCGTCTTCTTGCGTGTTGTCCCCAAAACAACGCGAGAACAACATTGTGACGTGGGCGCATGCGCGTCGACTGCCGAGCCAAATGATGAcggagaggaggaagaaaagatGCCGAACGCAAGAAACAAAGCGAGCGAGCAGGTGACGTCATCGTCAGTGACTTGCCAAAACCCTGAAAGAGGCGAGCAGCACTGACCGGTTGCTTAACCGAACAAGTCGGGTCGCTTTCGACGCCGTCCAAACGTGTTGCGGTTCCTTCTAGAATCCAATTTGACATCAGTTTGTCCTCTCACTGCCTCAACGTGTCATCcgcttgttttgttgttttgaggaCGTGTTGACGATCCGCCTGATTTGTTTTCGGCCAGCAGTGACGCAAGATCAATTGCTAAACCACGACGCAGCAATACCGCACTTCCGGTTTTGCGTGACATAATAAAAGCGCTCGCCTTGGGTTTGGACTGTACCGATTGCCTCCACATCTATTAATCGATGTTTTTTATTCGTGCTGATATCGTTTCAAATGTAAATTGATGTAACGAGGGAAGCATTCCTCGAGCATCTCAAAGTGTCCACGACGTATTATTTTATTTCGCAAAGGTCTTTGCACGACTTCTGCTGACTAGTTGCGTTAACTATTGACGCtgcggattttttttcttttcccgaTTGGACAAAAACACTCGGAGGCGAACGTGCGCCGATCATGACAagctttattttttctatttaaaaaaataataattatgtggCGGCTTTTAGCGATGGCTGTAGCCGAAAACAAAACTACTGTAATTTTAAACTGAATTATTTCATTTACTGATTGTAAATGTTTTGGAAACTCAATAAGCATCGAACTTACgtatgatttgtttttcttatgTGTTGAGTGTTTGCCGTAATTAATGTAATGAACatcaaaaaaaatccccaatgaaGTGTTTTCGCAGGTCGCACTACTGTCCTTGTCCACTGAGTGACGCTGTAGTaacgaaaaaaaattatagcggtGCCATTTGAGTTCGGATTTCTAACAGAACTTTTATTAGCGTCAAACTTTTAATtgtatataagaaaaaaaaatacacatctgAGTAACCAGTGATAATCCACAATTGAGCTAACCACGATTTTTTCCTCCAACacttagttaaaataaaaaaagtcttatCACTTGTTACAAAAACTAGAACTTTTATTAGTTTGACCAGAACAACTTAAATACTGCTTAGAATGAACAAATTAAGTGTGCTAAACTCAAAGGCATAAATAAAATGGATCTCAAAGTGAGGTCACGTCTGATCATTCATCTGGGATTTATCCCCACAAAACTCGGATGAAGATATGTGCAAAATCggcatgaaaataaataaataaataaacaaatgaaggaGCTTCCTGTTAACAtgtggaaggatttttttttttgtcttctggtCAACGTGTAAACGTAAGAGAACCGCGGGACGCCGGTCAGTTTCTGAAGCGGTAGGAGATGGGAAGCAGCTTGTGACTTTTCTTCATGTTCTGAACTTTGACGTGCGTCTGCTCGTCCATGATTTTGTAGCAGCGCCTGGCGTAGTCCAGGAGCTTCTCCTTGACCGCCTCAAACTCGCCCACTTCCTCCACCTGCGGCAGTCAAAGGAAGGCGGGCAATCGGTCatactttttgttgcttcacaagAAAAATATCGCGTAGCAACTCATTTGCATGTTGAGTGACGCCTCTCCTCCGCACATATTTGTGGTTTAGCATTAgcaaattcacacatttttatttaggaaGCAGTTGTCCAtcatttgctgaaaaaaaaaacacgtttttatgTTCAGGCCATAGCCATGTCTGATGTCAAAATATTTCCTTGTTTTTTAGGGAAACATATGACCTGAAGTGTCAGGATGTTCATTAGAAcataaggggggggggaaaagtgCTTTGGCGTCATCTAGAGGTGAGATTATAATCTACATGCAGATTTTCACGGCCGcaatgaatattttgttttgagctGCTTATGTGGATGTTAGATTTGGATTTTATTGACCAACATTttcaggtatcggtactcgtggaGGCTTCCGATACCAGTAAGGGCCGCCATTTTAAGATTGGGAATGAAAGCCAAAATCAGGATGCCATTTCTGTAAAACATGtatgaaaataatttcaataaaagatGATTGCTGAGAGTGACCTTGTCTGGTGCCACCAGCAGGAGCTCAGCGATGGGGGAGGTGGAGGCCATGGTGTTGCGGTCCACCCCGTGGATCTGGAAAGCTTTGGACATGCTTCTCACGCGCTGGTAGGTGGTCAGGATCTTCTTGTAGCGGATTAGAACGCCGTCCGGGTCTTTGACTGAGAGGGCGTTCAAGTCGTTTGGTTGACACAAATCAGAAAAAAGATCCACATTAGCGGCCTCCGCAACTTGTCACCATGAATCGATGATTTTTTTAGCAATTGAAGTGCAATGGGATCACGCTCGCGTGGCCGCTTTGGTTGCTTGagtgacctctgacctctcTGCCTCTCTCTGCCGTGGGTGATGCGGAAGatcctcctcatcttcatccGGGGCTCCCTGGCCCGCCCCCGGCCTTTCTTCTTGGCGCCGGCCTCCAGCGAAGAGTCGTCCTCCTCTTCGTCttcgtcgtcctcctcctcctcctccaggaACTCCTCGTCAGTGTAGAAGTTTTCCTCCTCCAGGTGAAACTCCTGCTTGACTGCAAGGCCGTAAAAGGTGTCATACATCAATAGAGCCtcaaaaagatatatatttttttttccctcacctGGGATGGCGGTCCCATGATGGAGGCGCGCTGCGGGTCCTTGCAGGCGTTTCAGGGTCATTCCGGAGCGGGTGGTCATGGGTGAGGGGGGGCTAGCGGGGTTGGCAGGCTGGACTTTGGCACCGCGCTGAGAGCCCCCGCACCACTCTGGGGATTAAGGCACACATCAACAATTTGTTTCCTTCTCAAAAattacaatttcttttttttttttttttcactttagaaaaaatagatactaaaaaactaaaacattattcaaaacaCGGTTTGCATGTGCACAATTACCGTAGCATggatgctaatttctgttagcatGAAGCTTTTTAAGCAATTTTGGTGCGTAGATTTACAACGTTGAATTATGTCAGTAGTAAAGTGCACAAAACTGCTTTCAGTAGTGACCAAATtgtcaataaaacaaataaaggcCCAAGAATGGATAAAAACGCATGACGATGCCGAGCATGTGGGTGTGACgagcccccgcccccgccccccgcctcCTCACCCTCCAGCCCCCGCACGCCGACGATGAGGCGGTCCAGCTGACAGCGCAGGAAGTTGcgctcctcctccagctcctcgATGCGCCTCTGCAGCCAGCCGTTCTTCTCCAGCGCCACGTAAAGGTGAGCCCGCAGGTTGGACACCAGGATGAAGGGGCTGTACTGCGACGGGGGCGCCTCCTGCATGTTGGGCtctgcgggggtggggggggggtgtagaggcaggagaaaaagaaaaaaaaaatcacaagatcCACACAAGCCTTTTCACTTCATTGTTGTCGATTTTCAGATTCGAACCCTCCATCATCTGCTGGCTGAAGTGGTAGGAGGTGGGCTTCTCCACGCCCTCCTCCAGGGGGTAAGACCCCTCGTAAGCCTCACAGTACAATCCGCCGCCTGCTGCTGCAGCTGCAGTCGCCGTGTCGTGAGCTGACAACACGAGACAATACGCTCAACTAAcaggacactttattaggtacacattCTCACCAGATCCTCAACTTCATAGCGAGATCCCGAATATTTGATTAACTACACAAAACTGTGAGCAATTCTCAGAATTATATagtatttaatttgaattcatttaattaaaaacatactgTTAAATGATAacgtaaattaaaaaaaaaatttgtatagAAAATACATGAAGATTAACGGCATATGCATATATTTAATTTCGGAGTGAATTTCAATTACACCTCATGACGCTCAATAAACATCTGAACATGTGGGAATGTTACATtgactatattaaaaaaaatggtcttgAGAAgacaaatatgacatttttataATCATCATGTCATCAACCCAGCTGGGGAAGGTCACAAAAGTCTGCTTATTGCTTAACtactacttttaaaaaaaaaaagaaaaaagtttgcaaTTCCTGATATGAAAAAActtacaataataacaataattttgatgtcattttaaaatgtgaggcTTGAAATGTTAAAATCGGAGAGCCGTGATTGCGTGTGTGTTGGTACCGTCTATGACCTGACATCGACCCAAGTGGCAGGCATATAAACACGTGGTACTGTCTATTACCTGACATCGACTTAAGTAGCACTGCAGCGTAAAAACATTTGGCACCGGCTAATATTTGAGATGAACTAAGCTAACAAACGCTTCCACCTGCTACCGTCTATTACCTGAGAATGACCCTAACCTCAAACAACGAACAAATCAGTAAATGAGTCATAACAACACAAAAACCGTTTGGTGTGTTTTCTGAATCTAAATGCAAACGTTAGGCCGAAGCCTTTTTAGAATCTTCTGCCGCTCCCGCGAAGCCGACATCATTGCAGACGAAACACTTTGAAAACTTATGTGGCACTTTTTCGTCTATTCAAAGTTGACTTGACGTTACCTGGCATGCTTGCATCGTCTGAGCTGCTTGCTGGATTCATCCTGCTTTGGGGAACAAATTAGACAGTTTCAGCGTTTGCCACAAATAATTCGAGTGGAAGTTCGAGGTTTATACTTCTGTAATACAACCTGGCGAGAGGGAGCAATTACCTGATTATAAGAGGCTCCAACAGGTGGTCAGACTCACGCGCGTGCGCACTAATACCGCCAGGAACCTAAAGTACCCGGATACTAATCGTGCTCGTTCATATGGCGACTTTTCACGTGGACGCGCACGTCGTTCAccttatttatttgattatatgatttatttcattatatgtgtgtgtttttttaatttattttttttaacttgctgtTATTGTTAGGGATGTTAGATTATGGAACATTAAAACGATCATTTGAAACGATTGATTCACAAAAAGAATCGATCTTTGGGAACGTTCGAAACGTCTCCCCTCAGCGACGCCTGGTggccaagtgtaaaatattCCAATCAAACAGTAGCTCAGTGTTGCCAGCTCCCCAATAAGGAAACCAACTATTGGCTGTCGGTCATCACCTAATTGACACAACTGGGCGTGACCACTAAACCAACCGCCGCGTTCAAAGCGTTCACgagaatgttgacattttgtcatGCAGTGCAATGAATCAGCAGGGCAATTTTACATGCGAAGTATACTTAGGTTGGGTTTATTtcagatttaagacattttaatatagtgcaatggtCGGATTTGATTGGATTTTAGAAAAGGCACTTGTTGAAACAATGTGACGTTTGGAGGCGGAATGGAACGCGAAAAGCAACTGTCACgtgacatcctgattctgagacagatGAAGGAGCGCGACCTGCCTGGGTCCCGGTACGTACCAAAACACAGCTTCGATTTGGCCCTCACTACTAATCTGGCTGCTTCAAGGGTTCGAATTGCACAAACCCACTCGTTAGCCTGTCTAAGGCATTTTGTgtcgtttgttagcattaagctaaatagACTTCAGTATGGCAGAGTTATGCAGTTGATTTAAATACACAGCATGTACGTTTTCCTGTTTTAGGTTTAGAAAACGAAAtaaaagtgcacacacacacacacacacacagctttgtgctagcattagcattagcagcaCCTTGACGGGTGCAGTTATTGTTTTTCACGGAAGGAGCCTCATGTCTGCCGGAGGAAGGATTATGTAACACAAATGGAGTGAACCCCACTGCGgagtaacccccccccaccctccgcTCTATTTTTACCTCCTCTGCACCTCAGCTTTATCCCTCCATCATCACACCCTCCTCCTTATAGTCATCCACCCCCCACTGTCACTgtgcccccctcctcctccccctcctcccgtCCTGTTTTCCTCTCTGGATGCTTCTGGTGCTCCACAAGCATCTCAGCCTCTCGCCAAGACGAGCACGACGCACACGGCAGGTAACAACGCCGTCCATGTCCTGTTTTTCATGTGCGTGCTGACATGCATCTTGTCTGTAGTCAaattgtgtgcgcgtgtgcgcgtgtttaCGCATTATTTTTATCAAGTGTATGCGTGTTGTTATGTATCTACTTGGCTGTAGTGAAGGTGTGTGTAGTTGTGTGTTATGAATGTGCATTGTGTgcgcgtgagtatgtgcgttaACATTATTTTGGCAGCAGCTGGAATGTGTGAAGGATTTCTCCCCGAATTCTCAATTCTATTTGGATTTCTACTTtgccaaatgtgtgtgtgtgtgtgttaggtcTCCAGTGCATTCATGTTAAACGGTTGtcaggtgtgtgtttgtgtgtttgtgtgtttgtgatcTGCTCTTAGTGTGTTGTTGATGCGTAGTGCTGGATGCCAAATGGTCAAATCAATAAATTGATCAGATGGTGTTAAAATAAGCGTTGATGGTCGTCCACTTGAAATAAATGCAATCAAGTCAATGACGTGACTTCCtttcagcgtgtgtgtgtgtgcgtgcgtgcttc
The sequence above is drawn from the Vanacampus margaritifer isolate UIUO_Vmar chromosome 17, RoL_Vmar_1.0, whole genome shotgun sequence genome and encodes:
- the LOC144036969 gene encoding coiled-coil domain-containing protein 106-like isoform X1, whose translation is MHPGRMNPASSSDDASMPAHDTATAAAAAGGGLYCEAYEGSYPLEEGVEKPTSYHFSQQMMEEPNMQEAPPSQYSPFILVSNLRAHLYVALEKNGWLQRRIEELEEERNFLRCQLDRLIVGVRGLEEWCGGSQRGAKVQPANPASPPSPMTTRSGMTLKRLQGPAARLHHGTAIPVKQEFHLEEENFYTDEEFLEEEEEDDEDEEEDDSSLEAGAKKKGRGRAREPRMKMRRIFRITHGRERQRVKDPDGVLIRYKKILTTYQRVRSMSKAFQIHGVDRNTMASTSPIAELLLVAPDKVEEVGEFEAVKEKLLDYARRCYKIMDEQTHVKVQNMKKSHKLLPISYRFRN
- the LOC144036969 gene encoding coiled-coil domain-containing protein 106-like isoform X2; the encoded protein is MHPGMNPASSSDDASMPAHDTATAAAAAGGGLYCEAYEGSYPLEEGVEKPTSYHFSQQMMEEPNMQEAPPSQYSPFILVSNLRAHLYVALEKNGWLQRRIEELEEERNFLRCQLDRLIVGVRGLEEWCGGSQRGAKVQPANPASPPSPMTTRSGMTLKRLQGPAARLHHGTAIPVKQEFHLEEENFYTDEEFLEEEEEDDEDEEEDDSSLEAGAKKKGRGRAREPRMKMRRIFRITHGRERQRVKDPDGVLIRYKKILTTYQRVRSMSKAFQIHGVDRNTMASTSPIAELLLVAPDKVEEVGEFEAVKEKLLDYARRCYKIMDEQTHVKVQNMKKSHKLLPISYRFRN
- the LOC144036969 gene encoding coiled-coil domain-containing protein 106-like isoform X3, whose protein sequence is MNPASSSDDASMPAHDTATAAAAAGGGLYCEAYEGSYPLEEGVEKPTSYHFSQQMMEEPNMQEAPPSQYSPFILVSNLRAHLYVALEKNGWLQRRIEELEEERNFLRCQLDRLIVGVRGLEEWCGGSQRGAKVQPANPASPPSPMTTRSGMTLKRLQGPAARLHHGTAIPVKQEFHLEEENFYTDEEFLEEEEEDDEDEEEDDSSLEAGAKKKGRGRAREPRMKMRRIFRITHGRERQRVKDPDGVLIRYKKILTTYQRVRSMSKAFQIHGVDRNTMASTSPIAELLLVAPDKVEEVGEFEAVKEKLLDYARRCYKIMDEQTHVKVQNMKKSHKLLPISYRFRN